The sequence below is a genomic window from Spiroplasma gladiatoris.
ATAAAAAATTAAAAACAAAAGATATTATATAAAAATCTTTTGAAAATAACGTGTCTTTGTATAAATTAGTCAGTAAACTTGAAATAACAAATAAATTTATTATTATTAAGCTTCTTAAACTTAAAACTTTTTTTAATATTCTACTCATAATAAACCTTTTTAAAATTATATCAATTTTTATATGTAATATATTTATAAATAAAATAAAAAGCTTATAAATATAAGCTTTTTATTTTATTTAGTTTTTTTAATCTCTTGTTGTTTTTGCTTGTAATTTGTTTTAACAGTTTTCGAACTTTCAATAAAAGCTCTTTTATCAATTTTTTGTTCTTGAAACTCTACTTTTAAAACTCTATATTCTTGGTCAAAAGTATCTTTTAAGGTTTTTAACTCATTTAATTTTATTTGATGTTTTGCAGCTTTTTTACTTAATATGTCTGTATCAACACCAATCATTCCTTCGCTTAGAGCAACAAGTGTACTTCCTACCATTGCCGCTAATATATTCACTGAAGTTCTACCAATATCAAAAATATCTTCTAGTACCAACATAATTGACATTGTTGCATTTTTTAAACTTGGTACTCCTAAAGAGTTTGTTAAACTTGTAATAACAAGAGTAGAAGTTCCAGGTGTTCCTGGTATACCCAATGAAATTATTAAAGTCATGATTAATCCAAGAAATAAGAATAACCATATTCCTTGATCATGAATTACTGCAGAGTCTGTTCCTGTTCACATTAAAGCAACCAACAATCCTCCCTCTGCACCAGCTCCACCAATCATCCCCATAGTTGTAGATAACGGTATGATTGTTGAAACGCAAGTTTCATCAACTTTCATTTCATCAACTAATGATTTCATTGTATAAGGTAAAGTCGCACTTGATGATTGAGTAACAAGACCTTGATAACATGGTCTTCATCCTTTTTGTCATCATTTGTTTGGTTTAATTCTTGCTAATAGTAAAGTTATTGTTAAATAAATTACACATATAAATAAACTAATGTAAGCTGCACCCAACACTTTACCAACAGAAGATAATGCTGATAAGGATTGAGTAATCATAAGGTTAGTTACAATTGACATAATAGCTAAAGGAATAATTTTAATAAAACTGTTAACTATTTTTAAAACTATTTCTCAGCTTGCATCCATTAGTTTTGCAAAAGCTTCTACTTTTCTTTCATCTTTTTTAGAAATTGCTTTAACACTTAAACCTACTATTGAAGACATTATTATAACAGGAATAACTGCACTTCCCGCCAAACTACTAAATACGTTTGTAGGTAAATAGTTAATAATCATATCTGGTATAGAAGTTAAGTTAACTCCTTCATCATCACTTTGTTGTTCTCCAAACTTATCTAAAACTTTTGCGCCATCACTAGTTACTCCTATTTTTAATAAAATTCCTATTCCTGCAGCTATAAAAAATGCAAGAGCAACGTTTATCATTAAAAATGTAATTCCTTTTCCAGTAATTCTTCCTACTCTTTTAGAATTTTTCTTTGTAATAGCACGATAGATTGATAAAAAAATTAAAGGTATCATTAAAAGTGTAATTGAAATAATAAATATTTTTTTAAATATTACAGATCATTTGTCAAGTTCTTCGACTCACTTAAATTCTTCTAATCATTTTCTGTCTTTTGAGTCTTTTGATGTAAATGTTTCTGGAAAACCTACTATTGCTTGGATAATAACACCAAACAATAATCCTAGTAATAGTCCAGAAAATAAATGTAAAAACTTATTTTTAAACTTTTTTAGAAAAAATCACAAACCAATTTGCAATGAAAAAAATATAATTATTGCAATTAAAGATTTATAACTTCCAATCGAAATAAAATCTGTGATTTTTTCTCAAGTTGTAGCGTATATCATATTTTCCTTTCTACAAACAAAAAAAGAGTAATCCAAAATAAATTAAATTGTTTAATTTATCAGATACTCTTTTATTTATTTATTAATTTTTATTTTCTAATTATTTTTAAGAAAGACAAAATAAAAGAGCAGCTCTATTATTATCGTCATTATTATTTAATAAAGATTTGCTTTTCATTTTTAAGTCCCCCATATTTTTATAATATCATAATTTATTACAAATTTCATTTAATGTTAAAATATTTTTAGGTGTATGTATTATGAAAAGATGTGACTGAGCTAACCTTAATAAAACTTTACAAAATTATCATGATAACGAATGATCAATATGTGAATTTAGTGATTATAAACTGTTTGAAGTTTTATGTTTAGAAATAATGCAAGCAGGACTAAGCTGAGATATTATTTTAAAAAAGAGAAAGTTTTTAAAACAAGCTTTTAATAATTTTGATTTTTCTTTAGTTAAAAATTATGATAGTAACAAAATAGACAATTTGTTAATAAATGAAAAAATTATAAGAAATAAATCTAAGATTTTATCTATAATTAACAATGCAAAAATTTTATATAATTGAAAATCAATTTATAATTATAGTTTTTCTGAATATATTTGAAGTTTTACGAACAATAAACCTATAATAAACTTTCCTAAAACACATAAAGATGTACAATCTTTAAATTTTTTATCTATACAAATATCTAAGGAGTTAAAAACTAAAGGTTTTAAATTTATAGGTCCAACAATTATATATTCTTTTTTACAAGCAATTGGAGTAATAGATGATCATCTAATTGATTGTTATAAAAAAAATAAACAATAAAGTTTATTTTCTATTTTTTTGATATTTGTAAACAGAACTAAGCGTTATAGACAGTGGTGCTCATTTTGTGATTTTTTTAACCAATTTATTAGTTAAACCTGTTACTATGTAATCTTTTTTATTAGTTTTAAGAGCAGTATTTAAACTTTTTTTTGCATAAGTAGATGTACTCATTACTTTAATAGTAGATTTATATTTTGCTTCTTTTTGATTACTACTACGATTTCAAAAATCTGTTTTTAAAGGCCCAGGGCAAACTGTTAGTACTCTAGCTTTTGATTTTGTTTTTTTCAATTCAGTATTAATAGCTAATCCTAAACTAAAAACATAGGCTTTTGAAGCATAATATGAAGCAAAAACCGGACCAGGAGTAAATGCCGCCATTGATCCAACATTTATTACTCTGCCATATCCTTGTTCATCAAACTTAATTATCATTTTTTTTGTTAAATAATGCAATGATTTTATATTTAATTCAATCATATTCATTTCTTGATCAACATCACTTTGAGTAAAAAATCCTCATACACCATAACCAGCATTATTGATAAATATTTCAGTATCATAATCTTGGCATTTTTTTATTAATTCAACATTATTTTCAAAAACACTTAAGTCAAAATTTCAAGCTATAATTTTTTGCCCTACAAATTCTGTTTTTAAATTATTCAAGTTTGAAGCATTTCTTGCAACTCCAATTATGTTATATCCTTTTTTTAGTAACTCTTTGCAATATTCATAACCCAATCCTTTACTAGCACCAGTTACTACTGCATATTTATTGAGCAATTTTATTTTTTTAGCCATGTTTACTCCTATTTTTCAGTTCTTATATCAAATAAAGCTGTTTTATTTTTATGAACATAGTTGCAAGCTGATGCAATACATAATATAGTTGTAATATACATCGGAACTAAAGCAATTTGATTTATTCAACCAAATTCATCAAATTGTGCATTTCCTTTAATTTGCCCATTGAAAAATCTAAATCCTACAAAGAAAAGTAAAGTTAATCCAATCATTTCAAACGTAGCTCTATATTTTCCTAATTTATCTGCTGACATTACTACTTTGTTTGATGCTAAAATTTGTCTAACTACGTCAATTAAAAAATCTCTACAAATTAAAATTACACACATTCATACAGGAAT
It includes:
- a CDS encoding SDR family NAD(P)-dependent oxidoreductase, which translates into the protein MAKKIKLLNKYAVVTGASKGLGYEYCKELLKKGYNIIGVARNASNLNNLKTEFVGQKIIAWNFDLSVFENNVELIKKCQDYDTEIFINNAGYGVWGFFTQSDVDQEMNMIELNIKSLHYLTKKMIIKFDEQGYGRVINVGSMAAFTPGPVFASYYASKAYVFSLGLAINTELKKTKSKARVLTVCPGPLKTDFWNRSSNQKEAKYKSTIKVMSTSTYAKKSLNTALKTNKKDYIVTGLTNKLVKKITKWAPLSITLSSVYKYQKNRK
- the pgsA gene encoding CDP-diacylglycerol--glycerol-3-phosphate 3-phosphatidyltransferase gives rise to the protein MNWANRITMIRIFLIPIIIILMIICNFNDQANLLFGVFNNSINFGNYNLPYAYLIAGILFIVASLTDALDGYIARKYNQITTFGKFFDSIADKLLTNSVLIVFSIAGIIPVWMCVILICRDFLIDVVRQILASNKVVMSADKLGKYRATFEMIGLTLLFFVGFRFFNGQIKGNAQFDEFGWINQIALVPMYITTILCIASACNYVHKNKTALFDIRTEK
- a CDS encoding dicarboxylate/amino acid:cation symporter, with the protein product MIYATTWEKITDFISIGSYKSLIAIIIFFSLQIGLWFFLKKFKNKFLHLFSGLLLGLLFGVIIQAIVGFPETFTSKDSKDRKWLEEFKWVEELDKWSVIFKKIFIISITLLMIPLIFLSIYRAITKKNSKRVGRITGKGITFLMINVALAFFIAAGIGILLKIGVTSDGAKVLDKFGEQQSDDEGVNLTSIPDMIINYLPTNVFSSLAGSAVIPVIIMSSIVGLSVKAISKKDERKVEAFAKLMDASWEIVLKIVNSFIKIIPLAIMSIVTNLMITQSLSALSSVGKVLGAAYISLFICVIYLTITLLLARIKPNKWWQKGWRPCYQGLVTQSSSATLPYTMKSLVDEMKVDETCVSTIIPLSTTMGMIGGAGAEGGLLVALMWTGTDSAVIHDQGIWLFLFLGLIMTLIISLGIPGTPGTSTLVITSLTNSLGVPSLKNATMSIMLVLEDIFDIGRTSVNILAAMVGSTLVALSEGMIGVDTDILSKKAAKHQIKLNELKTLKDTFDQEYRVLKVEFQEQKIDKRAFIESSKTVKTNYKQKQQEIKKTK
- a CDS encoding DNA-3-methyladenine glycosylase I, producing the protein MKRCDWANLNKTLQNYHDNEWSICEFSDYKLFEVLCLEIMQAGLSWDIILKKRKFLKQAFNNFDFSLVKNYDSNKIDNLLINEKIIRNKSKILSIINNAKILYNWKSIYNYSFSEYIWSFTNNKPIINFPKTHKDVQSLNFLSIQISKELKTKGFKFIGPTIIYSFLQAIGVIDDHLIDCYKKNKQ